A single Populus nigra chromosome 13, ddPopNigr1.1, whole genome shotgun sequence DNA region contains:
- the LOC133670754 gene encoding NAC domain-containing protein 73-like — translation MTWCNDCNDVQTIERSSPPPCNASVIAQRHKECLIRSCPSCGHQIKCQDQARIHDLPGLPAGVKFDPTDQELLEHLEGKVKSDTRKVHPLIDEFIPTIDGENGICYTHPEKLPGVSKDGLMRHFFHRPSKAYTTGTRKRRKVHTDTEGGETRWHKTGKTRPVLVGGKVKGYKKILVLYTNYGKQRKPEKTNWVMHQYHLGNNEEEKDGELVVSKVFYQTQPRQCGSLIKDSVSVPSKLKVQSSGHEGSNLKNSTTLVEYYHPSSFISFDQSGQNRSTNPNPPQQLLSHFAVHDGSSFIP, via the exons ATGACTTGGTGCAATGACTGCAACGATGTGCAAACAATTGAAAGAAGCTCACCTCCACCTTGTAATGCAAGTGTTATTGCTCAAAGACACAAAGAATGCTTGATTCGAAGTTGCCCTTCATGTGGGCACCAAATCAAATGCCAAGACCag GCAAGAATCCATGACTTGCCAGGGCTACCGGCCGGAGTGAAGTTTGATCCGACTGATCAAGAGCTGCTTGAGCATTTGGAGGGGAAGGTGAAGTCTGATACCCGCAAGGTCCACCCTCTAATTGATGAGTTCATCCCTACAATCGATGGAGAGAATGGGATTTGCTATACACACCCAGAAAAGTTGCCAG GTGTGAGCAAAGATGGGCTAATGCGCCACTTCTTCCATCGGCCATCAAAGGCATACACGACTGGAACAAGAAAGAGGAGAAAGGTGCACACGGACACAGAAGGTGGTGAGACGAGATGGCACAAAACAGGCAAGACTAGACCGGTTCTTGTTGGTGGAAAAGTGAAAGGGTACAAGAAGATACTAGTGCTTTATACCAACTATGGGAAGCAAAGGAAGCCAGAGAAAACAAATTGGGTGATGCATCAATACCATCTTGGAaacaatgaagaagagaaagatgGAGAGCTTGTGGTTTCTAAAGTTTTCTACCAAACACAACCTAGACAATGTGGTTCTCTCATCAAGGATTCTGTTTCTGttccttcaaaattaaaggTGCAAAGTAGTGGGCATGAGGGCTCTAACCTTAAGAATAGTACCACTCTTGTTGAGTACTATCACCCTTCTTCTTTTATATCCTTTGACCAAAGTGGACAGAATAGATCAACAAACCCTAACCCTCCTCAACAGCTACTCTCCCATTTTGCAGTTCATGATGGATCTTCTTTTATCCCCTGA